The Zygotorulaspora mrakii chromosome 4, complete sequence nucleotide sequence AAAAGCAGGAAACGAAAGCCAAACCACAGCCAAAGGATGAGGAAAGATTGTATAAAGCACAAGCAGAGATGGAAGTGGCTCAACAGGAGTACGATTACTACAACGATATGCTAAAGAACCAATTGCCTCTGTTGTTCACTCTGGAAGCGCAGTTCGTACAACCACTTTTTGTCTCATTTTATTTCATGCAGCTAAACATTTTCTACACCCTGTACAATAGATTTcaagagatgaaaattccgtattttgatttgaacaGCGATATCGTAGAAACTTTCCACTTTAAGAGGGGCAACGTGGAGGAACAATGTGATTCTTTGACAATAACTAACTTCAAAGTAGGTTATTCCAAAGCAAAGTTGGAAATgacaagaaagaaatatggTGCTGGCGGAGCGCCAGGTATGCAATCTCCTACTTCTCCAGGTACACCAGGCGCGCCCTCGGGTTACGATCCAGTTACGGGACAACCTATTTACCAAAGTAGCCAACCGGGCTACGGTAGTCCTGCAGCCGCAGGATATGCTGGGTCTCCGGCAGGCTACGCCGGTGCTGTCCCAGGGTATGCTGGTGCTGCAGTCACTAGTCCAGGGGCCTACGGTGCTCAATCTCCACAGCCTGCCGGTTATGGGGCAACGATGACACCAACGGCGTATCCCGGCTCTTTCCAATCACCAGATGCCGCTGCAGCTCCACCAGCATACACTACTGGCGTGCCAATGCAGACACCTGTGCAACCACAACCTACTCCAGCTGTAGAAACCGTAACAGCCTTGTACGACTATCAGGCTCAAGCAGCAGGCGACTTATCCTTCCCTGCTGGTGCTGTCATTGAAGTTGTCCAACGTACGGCGGACCCTAATGAGTGGTGGACAGGAAGATACAATGGCCAAGAAGGTGTATTCCCTGGCAACTATGTTCAAGTGCACAAGCAATGAACCATTTCAATATGTTATTCTTATTCATAGTTTTTCGTATTACTTCTCCTAATTAGGCTTTGTACTCAATTTATTTCCCAAATGGACATAATCGTGTGGACTAAAAGGGAACGGAATGGTGACCAGGCTCCATTTTGGGATATAGTAAAGCAATGGCAACCGTCATCAAATACGATATAAAATTAAAATTAGAATTCCAAGTTATAATTACTATCAAAAGAGCCTGGCGACTACGTTCCTAGTTGCACAAGAAGTGATATCTAGCGGAATATTAGACTCAATTCACAGGAATCCACTATTTTAAACAGCCAGTGGTTTTATAAGCAGACATTTCCTCTCTCTCATAAGATTTTCTCGAGAGCAGAGTTATTTTTAGGTTCGTAAAGATTGTGATTTACGTGTACCCGTTGAGAGGAGAAACCAGTCATCGCGGAGTTCGCCAGGGAAATAAAATCAGAGAAGTTAGATTGGCATACTAGTCTCAGCCGTTATAGTTTACAGTGACTCAGAAAGTAGGACGGGTTCTGGATTCCAAAAGTTTAGCTTCTATACAACGTTGTGTCTTCTCTTTCCAAATTCGTGTACAAAAATACAACGACCTGAGAAACAAAGTTCCATTAATCTGGCATCACGCATACTGACCGTTTTTGAACAGACCAGCCGCAGTGATTCTATTTTGggataataaaaataagGTTTGAGATATCAATTATATCTGGTTCCATTCTATTTGGTCTGAGttccttttcttgatataaGTCTGCTTCAATGACAAACAGTAATCCTATCGTTACAGTATCACCAGCGAAATCGCCAATATCAGCGCTTTGGAAACAGTGGAGCAACAATCCTAAAAGCGCTTCAAGTGAATCGCTAGGGCTTCCGTCGATTAATCAAAGCAAAGCCGGAtcagattcaaaaaaatcggTATACTCAGACGTCAACTCGCAAGCATTGAGCAAAAATACCATGAGTGCACTGTCATCGTCACCCCAACCATCGGATGATTACAAAAACTATCGAGATAATTTTTTATCGAATCGACATGGCTTTACTGGAAGAGTTTTTGGAGTATCATTGTCTGAGTCCTTAAGCATAGCTAGTGCCGAGGTTATTGTTCAAAGTGAATTGGTAAGCTTTGGAAGAATACCCGTTGTGGTTGCTAAATGTGGggcatatttgaaaaagtacGGCCTTGAGACTTCGGGTATATTTCGAATTGCAGGAAACAGTAAACGTGTCAAGGAATTACAGTATATATTCTCGTCTCCCCCAGATTATGGAGCAAAATTTTCTAGTTGGGACTCGTATACAGTACACGATGTCGCATCATTATTGAGAAGATACTTGAATAATTTAAAAGAGCCTTTGATTCCTTTAGATCTTTACGAAGACTTTAGGAAACCTTTGAAGGATAAACCTCGGATAATAAAATATATGACAAGTCAGCCCGTGATGAATCCAGGTCAATCGGGAAACAACGCAAATACAATTAAGAGTAACAAAGATGCACAGCAGGCAGTTGTTCCCGTAGATGACAGAGAAAATGATGGTGACGAGGAACTAGAAGATGATAGTAAAACTTTggctgaagaagaaaacaagaagaaacagCGTCACAAGAAAAGGCTAATACGGGATATCAGAGCGGCGATTAAGGATTACGAAACACTTTTCATCTCAATTTCCAATGATGCTAAACAATTAACGATCTATTTGTTAGATCTGCTaagtttattttcaagacaATCGCAGTTCAATTTAATGTCTGCTAGAAATCTGGctgccatttttcaaccttCAATACTTTCACATCCACAACATGACATGGATCCAAGGGAATATGAGCTGTCCAGGGTTGTAACAGAGTTTCTAATTGAATACTCCTACAAACTATTACCTCATCTCCTAAAATTGGCGAAGTCAGAACAAGAAATAGCGAAAATCGAGTCACAGAAGAAGTCTAAAACATCTGCTAAGGAAGAGCAGTTAAAAGAACGGGTAAATGCCGACGTAGTAAAAACTGCGAAAGTTGTAATCGCAAATGAGGAAAAGGAAGAGTTGACGACTGCCATACCGTCTTCAAAACCGATCAATATCTTACCTcctaaaaaaattgatattagTCAAGCGACTGGTATCAGTTTTTCTGCGgacaaaaaatatgagaTGTCCCCAAAGAAACAACAGCTGCAACTGCCGAGACATGGAAGGCCACATTCGAAATCTTTTGGCTCTGTTGTGACACCGCCTGATGTGATTGCGAGCAGCAAACGGAGATCTAAGTTGTTTCCTTGGCTACATAAACCGGGCATATTAAGCGATAACGGTGGAGACCTAACAGCAaccgaagaagaaggtgaGGAAGGATATTTcgatgaaagagaaagtgatGGCTTTGCACAATCTCCTGGAAGTTCGTTCTCCAACTCGGCGCCAAGACAGGTTTACCTGCCAATACCGAATATGGATCGTAGCTTAAGTTGGAACAGCATCACATCTCCTAGTCGTCGACCTATGTCTACGATCTTCAGTGGCAGTAGAAACAACTCAGTTGAAGCCTTCGAGGGGTTATCATCTGcaagaagagcaagaagCTCGTCGGGCAACGAGCAGTCTAATCTGGGAACATCCTCAAACCCAATGGCCGATGGCCAAGAGGAATCGACGGAAGAACGCCATTCGAGATCCCGCAGAAGCGAATCTTGGTTTAGGAGGCTTAGAAGTCGCTCAAGATCTAAGACACGTTCCTAGCCTTCGTGAAACCTTTTTTGTGGGGCTAACTTTTTCATAATTGTTCTTTTATAGGGAGTTCATAGTGTATTATTATAGGGGTtgtcttttcattttatttctATATCAGAGCTTCTAATTACTGATTTCCCTACTTGACTACTTATCATCATATTTGCGGTAGAGAAAATTGATTACTGGAAAACATCTAATCGAGTTCGATAACATTGTCTTCAGCGGGGGGTTCGCTaatcttgtttttctttctgaTCTCCTCTGTTACTTCATCAGCTGATTCTTCTGGTAATGGACGCTTTAGGCGCTTGTTTTCCGGAGCAGtttcttcgtcttcatcaAGTATTATAGTTTGGTCTTCCTTTGACTTGTCCTGAGGTTCTCGTAGATCTTGCTCACTTGTTTCATCATGGAGACTTCTCCTAGCTGTAATGTAGGACGACTCGATTTGTGGCAATAATATTTCGTTTTCCAAAGGACCAGaggcaatttcaaaatagaaTTCAATGggctttttgaatttcagaTCTGTTCCATCGCCCTCTTCATCTGAAAATAACAAAACAGACCCCTCGCCTAAGCTGAGATCCGTAAGTTTTTTGCCTTCAAgatcatcaaaatcaaaatcatagAGAAGTCTGTTATCACTTGTATCAAGAATGGAGACTTCTTCCGGAAAAATGTACTTTTCGCGAAGTAGATTAGTCAATTGATATAGTGAGATTGTTGATAACCCCATTTCGGTAATTTGAATAATGCCACGATTTACTCTCGAGCTTACTGGACAATATGGATTAGATGGAGCTAATTTTGGATTAGATATATATCGGTCTTGAGAGAGATTACTTGCTTTAGCCGTGAAAGCCATATTGAGATCAGTAGCGCTTTTTGTGGCGGCGTAACACAACAAATTGAGCACCCTCAAAGATGTTAAAGTCGACAAACCTGCTATTATAGCATTTGTAGTGGCAATTGCTGGAATAATATTTCCAGCTATTTGTTTGATATCAAATAGCGTTTTCATCGGgatgttgaagataaaTGATCTGATatttgctgctgttgccACAAACTCTAAAGTATCTTTATCATCTTTATGGAATTcgatatcaattttttctttctttaaCCTGAGCATTAGCGACTTGATGCTTTGAATAAATTTATTGACCTGCTCTTCAATTGTCCACAAGGAGTTTTCATTAAGATGCGCACCTGAATTGTTATGTAGCGCTTTTTCGATTATCAATATACTTAATGGAACTGGTTTAGTTCTCGTTTTCCAGaggttttcaatttgtagtagcttttcaatatcatctacAAATaacttttttaaaatttgtTCTATTCTGGATTCATCCTGTGCTgtaatgatattttttaatgCACTTAGCTCGCCTGTTTCTTGTTTGATTCGCTCAATTTCCGCCTGATCATCCGTACCCCAATCATTGCCATTGTCATTCTCAGAATCGTTATCAAAAGTGAACAGTTGgccaaataaaaaattcttgGCCCATGCGATGCAATGTATAGATTGTGAAGGTGTTGATCTTATGGTACACACAGgaaaagttttttgagtttcttttttagtGCAATCAAAACATTCTGTTTTGCCTGGAATTATTGGCTGAATGTAACCATCGAACCCCGATGTACCAGATTCAATTAGCGGAGTCGATAAGAACTGGGACATCTTATTTACGTAGCGTCTTGCGGCTAAATTATCCAGcccattgaaaatgatatcaaattGTTTAAACCAGTTTAACGGAAATTGTGCATTGTCCATAACGTTCCCTTGATATGGTACTAATTTTGAGTTGTTAAAATATTGAACCGCGTTCACAGCAACAGTCGATTTTGGCCTTTTAATATCACGTTGTctaaaaagaaattgtcTGTTCAGGTTGGACAAATCGATAGTGTCCAAATCAACAATGTGTATCTCACCAAATTCCATCAATATACAGTCTTTCAGGAGCTCGCAGCCTATACCACCAGCACCGACTATGAGACATTTAAATGACCTTAACTTTTCATAGTTAGATTTTCCAACAATCTTGATTAGATTCGATTCTCTGGCCATAATTCCTGACAGCTCGAGAGGTTTCCTGACTTCTTTTCGTggttctttcttcaaaactgTGATTTTTGCAAACTTCAAGTACTAGCTGATGTCAGCAAATCAACATAATAACATCACGTGAAGAAAATTATGTCTATTGCTTCGTCTTTGAATATGGTGCTTCTCACAACAGCAAGATCACTTCTGTTGGCTGCATTCTCCTCGTTAGCGACTCCCGATGAATGATTTGAAGACATCTTTTCACCTACAATATTTCCCGCCAACACTTTGCGTGTGATGTTCGGCAAACCGCACATTTATATGATAATTAAACAAGTTGAACATGACCGGGATTAGACCTCAGCCAATGTGTACGAAAGTACAAACGAAACCACTAGATATCTTTCGCAAATTGTGGTGTACCCTTCATTGTTCTAGAAAACCTTGGATCTGTGTGCATGGCAATCAAACTGTTCAAGCAGCACCGGGTTGCCCCTCTTTCTGATGACTATACGAAAATTGCAGAGCTCTTATGTTTGAATGAACGGGGGATGTTCCTTTCTGTAACTAACTGAAATTCTTGTCGTTCTTTAGCCTCAATTGTCCTTGAACCTCAATTGTTCTGGAAAGAGCGGACTTTTCTGCATGCAGTGTACAAGGCTAAGAAGCACCACAAAACACATTGACGTGGTGAGCAGCACAGACAGCTTATGGTTACTCCTTGTTCAAATCACAAGGTATATGTGTGCGGAccaactttttctttttagtTTAAGAAACCCGTTTTCAAGTGTATTTTtatgatattgaaaacaGCAACTCCTGTTCCTTTACCTCTATGTTCTAGAGCAAACAGAATACCACGGTCTGCTTCCAT carries:
- a CDS encoding Rho GTPase-activating protein (similar to Saccharomyces cerevisiae SAC7 (YDR389W) and BAG7 (YOR134W); ancestral locus Anc_5.471) — translated: MTNSNPIVTVSPAKSPISALWKQWSNNPKSASSESLGLPSINQSKAGSDSKKSVYSDVNSQALSKNTMSALSSSPQPSDDYKNYRDNFLSNRHGFTGRVFGVSLSESLSIASAEVIVQSELVSFGRIPVVVAKCGAYLKKYGLETSGIFRIAGNSKRVKELQYIFSSPPDYGAKFSSWDSYTVHDVASLLRRYLNNLKEPLIPLDLYEDFRKPLKDKPRIIKYMTSQPVMNPGQSGNNANTIKSNKDAQQAVVPVDDRENDGDEELEDDSKTLAEEENKKKQRHKKRLIRDIRAAIKDYETLFISISNDAKQLTIYLLDLLSLFSRQSQFNLMSARNLAAIFQPSILSHPQHDMDPREYELSRVVTEFLIEYSYKLLPHLLKLAKSEQEIAKIESQKKSKTSAKEEQLKERVNADVVKTAKVVIANEEKEELTTAIPSSKPINILPPKKIDISQATGISFSADKKYEMSPKKQQLQLPRHGRPHSKSFGSVVTPPDVIASSKRRSKLFPWLHKPGILSDNGGDLTATEEEGEEGYFDERESDGFAQSPGSSFSNSAPRQVYLPIPNMDRSLSWNSITSPSRRPMSTIFSGSRNNSVEAFEGLSSARRARSSSGNEQSNLGTSSNPMADGQEESTEERHSRSRRSESWFRRLRSRSRSKTRS
- the UBA2 gene encoding E1 ubiquitin-activating protein UBA2 (similar to Saccharomyces cerevisiae UBA2 (YDR390C); ancestral locus Anc_5.472); protein product: MARESNLIKIVGKSNYEKLRSFKCLIVGAGGIGCELLKDCILMEFGEIHIVDLDTIDLSNLNRQFLFRQRDIKRPKSTVAVNAVQYFNNSKLVPYQGNVMDNAQFPLNWFKQFDIIFNGLDNLAARRYVNKMSQFLSTPLIESGTSGFDGYIQPIIPGKTECFDCTKKETQKTFPVCTIRSTPSQSIHCIAWAKNFLFGQLFTFDNDSENDNGNDWGTDDQAEIERIKQETGELSALKNIITAQDESRIEQILKKLFVDDIEKLLQIENLWKTRTKPVPLSILIIEKALHNNSGAHLNENSLWTIEEQVNKFIQSIKSLMLRLKKEKIDIEFHKDDKDTLEFVATAANIRSFIFNIPMKTLFDIKQIAGNIIPAIATTNAIIAGLSTLTSLRVLNLLCYAATKSATDLNMAFTAKASNLSQDRYISNPKLAPSNPYCPVSSRVNRGIIQITEMGLSTISLYQLTNLLREKYIFPEEVSILDTSDNRLLYDFDFDDLEGKKLTDLSLGEGSVLLFSDEEGDGTDLKFKKPIEFYFEIASGPLENEILLPQIESSYITARRSLHDETSEQDLREPQDKSKEDQTIILDEDEETAPENKRLKRPLPEESADEVTEEIRKKNKISEPPAEDNVIELD
- the RVS167 gene encoding amphiphysin (similar to Saccharomyces cerevisiae RVS167 (YDR388W); ancestral locus Anc_5.470); this translates as MSFKGFTRAVARAPQSFRHKFNMGEQIEDPVYEDAERRFKELEIEVKKLSDESKRYSGAVNGMLSHQIGFAKAMEEIFKPISGKMSDPNAAVPEDNPEGIEACEQYKAIVAELQEALKPDLALIDEKIMAPCQELLKTIGYIRKMSTKRNHKKLDLDRHYNTYKKQETKAKPQPKDEERLYKAQAEMEVAQQEYDYYNDMLKNQLPLLFTLEAQFVQPLFVSFYFMQLNIFYTLYNRFQEMKIPYFDLNSDIVETFHFKRGNVEEQCDSLTITNFKVGYSKAKLEMTRKKYGAGGAPGMQSPTSPGTPGAPSGYDPVTGQPIYQSSQPGYGSPAAAGYAGSPAGYAGAVPGYAGAAVTSPGAYGAQSPQPAGYGATMTPTAYPGSFQSPDAAAAPPAYTTGVPMQTPVQPQPTPAVETVTALYDYQAQAAGDLSFPAGAVIEVVQRTADPNEWWTGRYNGQEGVFPGNYVQVHKQ